The Xiphophorus hellerii strain 12219 chromosome 6, Xiphophorus_hellerii-4.1, whole genome shotgun sequence genomic interval agaaatgtgtgggtaaaacatccggacagcaggaactggagcttagttgacttataatttcctgtagggttttatgattaagtagttgaaattgggtcatttttcctgtatttgttttgtttgggcacagcattggtactgactttatagtggatgtgcagattaatcctctgattttttgaattttcactgaaaagaagctggaaaactggttgcaggcggcattAGATTGGAATTCAGGTGGTAACGTCATAGAAGGATTTGTGAGCCTgccaactgttgcaaataaagctcaagcattgttaatgtttttgtttatgacatctgcaaagaaagcctctcttgcatgttttagtgttaaatgatagttacgtagtctttctttatagatgtcatgTCATAATGAGCGTGAAGTTGAGTATTACTCCATTTTCGTTCTGCTCTACGGCaaagttgtcttgcagatctaactgtttgtgcatttctccatggagatttcttcctaccagacacaatcttcattttaattgagGCAACAATTAAACACAGCAGGTCTGTTTGTGCTGATATGAAAGTGCATATAAGTTTCAAAGGTCTGATATGCACCTGGGTGCTTCTCACCTCCTTTAAATATGTCAGGAGttgagctgtttgttttttttaacaaaacagctgaaacacagaaTTTCTTCAAATCTAGACtgcttagagttgcttttgatccataataaattaaacaattaccattttgatgtgtaatgatggcacttagcaaaatgtaatgcttactcattttctcaattgttgacttaaatgactttgtatttttgtgtttttatgatataaGGCACTTTGacctgccttgttgctgaaatatgctttgcaaataaacttgattgattgatttttcaCAATGATCAATCAATCATTTATGTGGGGTGTGATCACATAAATTACACAATTACATAACCATTATCAATAATTGCTATGATTGATAATTGCCACTCCATCTGGGACCAACCAACTTCTGATGTGAAGCATGGCCTTATCTCCTTGCAGGAATAAAGAGTGCCCTACCTGCCGTAAGAAGCTTGTTTCTAAGAGGTCACTCCGTCCTGACCCCAATTTTGATGCTCTGATTAGTAAGTaaccacacagaaaaacaactttgtatCTTTAATTCTATTTGAATAACACATCTTAATTGAGTAGAACTAAAGGTGtttataaaatgatttaaccatttattttttgacattcctgttagattttttttctttctaaacagTCTGtccttttatatttattttgtatttaatgcaTTGATTTATTATGCCTGCAATATACAtctattattcatttaaaacagagaactttgtttttctcaaatccTGCAAGTTGAATGCACAAGGCAAGTTATGTAAACTTGAATTGTGCCAGTAAATCTCAGTAAATCAACCCTTCAAAGGCTCATGTACTTTAAAAAGTTGGAAGTAAACTCACAAAAGAGCCCAAGTTGTTTCTGGATACCCAAGGTGCAGCAGCTTGATTAATGACCATTAATACTTCTATTTAAAATCCTGACTttagagaaaaaataactttctaaTACCCTAATATACCTGCCACATTGTCAAACACTTGTTAGAATTGTAGTGTATATTTACATAAGGAACACTGGAGAAATTTGTTAGTTCAGCTGAGTAGCTGCACAAAACTCCACAGGTGCTACACCCAAGTCTTGTTTAATTTTAGGTAAGATTTATCCCAGCCGAGATGAGTATGAAGCCCACCAGGAGAGAGTTTTGGCTCGCATTAGCAAACACAACAATCAGCAGGCTTTGTCCCACAGCATAGAAGAGGGGCTGAAGATACAGGCAATGACCAGGTAAACACAATCCCTGAGACAAACAGAGCACAGAGATGCTACATGGTGGGTACTAGGTGTTTGTCTCCTTGTCAGGCTACAGCGTGGCAAGAGGCACACAGTGGAAAACGGTAGCGGAGCTGAGGACAACGGAGACTCCTCTCACTGTAGCAATGCGTCTGTCCACAGTAATCAGGTATGTCCTGGTGTACAATAATAAATGCGTATGAATTAAATGTATGGCATGTGTTGTGGCATAATGGTTGCAGTATGTTCTCCAGTcacatgttgtgttttgtgtattGGTATAACTCGTATTGGTTCCCCAGGAGGCAGGACCGAGCATTAAGCGCACCAAGACTAGTGATGACAGCGGTTTGGACATGGACAATGCTGCTGAGAATGGGGGAGGAGACTCTGTGATTGATGGAGGAGCCAGTGAAATAGAGCTGGTGTTTAGGCCACACCCCACCCTGATGGAGAAGGATGATGGTCATAACAGGTGTGTTCAGCACAAAACAGAAGCTTGAAGCTTCTGAAGTTGGTGTCAAGTACACATTTACATCTGATTGGTAATTGTGATCTGACTGTGTCTTTACAGTGTGGAGTTTGTTCCTCGTTACATTAAGACCTCTGGTAACGCCACTGTGGATCACTTGTCTAAATACCTGGCAGTCCGGCTGGCTCTGGAGGAACTGAGAAGAAATGCTGAGGCCAGTCCTGTTAACGTTgaagcagcatcagagaaaCAGTATACTATCTACATACCTACTGCTGGAAACCAGTTTACTGTGAGTACTCTTATGCTCAGGATCATCTCTtaacaaaacagtttaaaaccTCTTTAAGATCAAATCCTAAATATTGCTATATTCTTTGGTTGTCCTGATCCTAACACAGAATTATAGGTTTAGGTTGGGCATACATGGCACACAACAACATAAAGACCACAACAGAGAAATGCATGTTCCCTTTAAAAGAACATGCATTTCTCTATTGTGATCTTTAGTGACCACAGCACAGACATTTTTCATCAATCACAAAAATGGTCAACCTCAACCTCCCATTCTATGTTAGGATCTTTCAACTGATCATGCATCAGGTCAGTCCTGGTCTTATTCCTTTGTATCCAGTGAACATGAAGCCTGTGATCTTACCAAATCCACCCCTGTAATAAAAGTAATAAGATAGTAAACTTTTCATGAAAAGTGATCTGCCTAAAGGAAAACCATTCAAATTTTGCTCAGTGTGTTTGGATTGGTTGTTTTGAGTCTagaaaaaattttgtttgttctcTGCAACAAGGACCAGTTATGGTTGCTCTTTCTTCAGAAACTGTTGCTGCATGAATGGACATGTGGTATTGTTCGGGGTCTCGGGTGGTAGAGCTGGTGCATCATATGTCTAACTGTTCAACTCTGTTCATAGGTTCTGAATGGTTCCTTCTCCCTGGAGCTGGTCAGTGAAAAGTACTGGAAGGTCAACAAACCCATGGAGCTCTACTTTGCCCCCACTAAAGAACACAAGTAAACATACATAAGAATACATAACTCCATCCATTTTTGCATAAACATACA includes:
- the rnf2 gene encoding E3 ubiquitin-protein ligase RING2, whose translation is MTQTLQTNGVQSLSKTWELSLYELQRTPQEAITDGLEIAVSPRSLHSELMCPICLDMLKNTMTTKECLHRFCADCIITALRSGNKECPTCRKKLVSKRSLRPDPNFDALISKIYPSRDEYEAHQERVLARISKHNNQQALSHSIEEGLKIQAMTRLQRGKRHTVENGSGAEDNGDSSHCSNASVHSNQEAGPSIKRTKTSDDSGLDMDNAAENGGGDSVIDGGASEIELVFRPHPTLMEKDDGHNSVEFVPRYIKTSGNATVDHLSKYLAVRLALEELRRNAEASPVNVEAASEKQYTIYIPTAGNQFTVLNGSFSLELVSEKYWKVNKPMELYFAPTKEHK